One part of the Myxococcales bacterium genome encodes these proteins:
- a CDS encoding replication-associated recombination protein A, whose protein sequence is MRPSRLSEVVGQAQLLGPHTWLRRAIDSRRLTSVILWGPPGVGKTTLGRLIAREIEAHFAPLSAVMSGVKDLREAIAEAEQLRNLRGRRTVLFVDEIHRFNKAQQDALLPHVESGTVILVGATTENPSFEVNAALLSRTKVLVLQPLSAEDLETLLARALADPVQGLGGQSLVCPPEIRKLIAAESRGDARRALATLEAAAAVNAPDAEGQQIIDRRAVEEALQRKTLLYDKAGDEHYAVVSAFIKSLRGSDPDAATYWLARMIEAGEDPLFIMRRMVIFASEDVGNADPRALSVALAAMEAARFIGFPEAVYPLTQAALYLALAPKSHSALTTYRAAQAAVEAHGPLPVPAHLRNASSGMARALGHGRDYRYPHDHPGHHVEQSYLPEALKDSCFFRPSDQGEEPQLAEAFRRRCERG, encoded by the coding sequence ATGCGGCCGAGCCGCCTGTCGGAGGTGGTGGGACAGGCTCAGCTCCTGGGCCCTCACACGTGGCTCCGGCGCGCGATCGACAGCCGTCGCCTGACGTCCGTCATCCTGTGGGGCCCCCCTGGCGTGGGCAAGACCACCTTGGGACGCCTGATTGCCCGCGAAATCGAGGCCCACTTCGCCCCGCTCTCGGCGGTCATGTCGGGCGTCAAGGATCTGCGAGAGGCCATCGCAGAGGCGGAGCAACTTCGGAACCTGCGAGGGCGTCGCACGGTGCTCTTCGTCGATGAGATTCACCGCTTCAACAAGGCGCAACAAGACGCCCTGCTGCCTCACGTCGAATCAGGAACCGTCATTCTTGTGGGTGCCACCACCGAGAACCCGTCCTTCGAGGTCAACGCGGCGCTCTTGTCCCGCACCAAGGTGCTCGTCCTGCAACCGCTCAGCGCCGAGGATCTCGAAACCCTGCTTGCGCGAGCCCTCGCCGATCCCGTGCAAGGCCTGGGAGGGCAAAGCCTCGTCTGTCCTCCGGAGATCCGCAAGCTGATCGCCGCCGAGTCCCGCGGGGACGCGCGGCGTGCGCTGGCCACCCTCGAGGCCGCCGCTGCCGTGAACGCCCCCGATGCCGAGGGGCAACAGATCATCGACCGCCGGGCGGTAGAGGAGGCCCTGCAACGCAAGACTCTCCTTTACGATAAGGCGGGCGATGAGCACTACGCCGTCGTCAGCGCGTTCATCAAGAGCTTGCGGGGGAGCGATCCGGACGCGGCCACCTACTGGCTGGCCCGGATGATCGAAGCTGGGGAAGATCCTCTCTTCATCATGCGGCGGATGGTCATCTTTGCATCCGAGGATGTCGGCAATGCCGACCCCCGGGCCCTGTCCGTCGCCCTTGCAGCCATGGAGGCGGCGCGCTTCATCGGCTTCCCGGAGGCGGTGTATCCGCTGACCCAGGCGGCGCTCTACCTGGCGTTGGCGCCGAAGAGCCACAGTGCCCTCACCACCTACCGAGCCGCGCAAGCCGCCGTCGAAGCGCACGGACCTCTCCCCGTGCCCGCCCATCTGCGGAACGCCTCCTCGGGCATGGCCCGCGCCCTGGGCCACGGCCGCGACTACCGTTACCCCCATGATCACCCTGGCCATCACGTGGAGCAGTCGTATCTGCCCGAGGCCCTCAAGGACAGTTGCTTCTTTCGCCCCTCGGACCAGGGCGAAGAGCCCCAGCTGGCGGAGGCCTTTCGGAGGCGTTGCGAACGAGGCTGA